A region of Vigna radiata var. radiata cultivar VC1973A chromosome 10, Vradiata_ver6, whole genome shotgun sequence DNA encodes the following proteins:
- the LOC106775238 gene encoding transmembrane protein 230 translates to MATRRVRYSPLATDDNDVAINRPFDPRFDYTPKALDKVPWKSIALALFLLFLGSGLLFLSYFIFTGHMGGERSQAYGLLALGFLSFLPGFYETRIAYYAWRGAQGYRFSAIPDY, encoded by the exons ATGGCTACTAGACGTGTTCGTTACTCCCCTCTTGCTACAGACGACAATGATGTTGCTATTAATAGACCATTTGACCCACGATTTGATTATACACCGAAGGCCTTGGATAAAGTTCCCTGGAAATCCATTGCCCTTGCACTCTTCTTGCTATTTCTTGGTTCAGGACTTCTGTTTCTTTCATACTTTATCTTCACTGGTCATATGGGGGGAGAACGTTCTCAAGCATATGGCCTTTTAGCCCTTGGCTTCCTTAGCTTTCTTCCAG GTTTTTATGAGACTCGAATTGCATATTATGCATGGAGGGGTGCTCAAGGATACCGGTTTTCTGCCATCCCTGATTATTAG